CAAGGGCGTACGGCTGACTCCGGCCGGCGAGATCCTGCTCAGCCACACCAACGAGGTGCTGGCCCAACTGGAGCGTGCCGAGGCGGAGTTGGCCGCATACAGCGCGGGCTCGGCGGGCACGGTCACGGTCGCCTCCTTCGCGACCGGCATCGGCCTGGTGGTGGCCCCCGCGCTGGCCCGGCTCGCCCGCACGGCACCCGGCATCCACGTCCGCGTCCAGGACGCCGAGGGCGACGCCAGTCTGCCGATGGTGCTCGACCGGCAGGTCGACATCGCGGTCGCCGTCGAGTACCGGGGTGCCCCGGACGCGGACGATCCGCGCCTGACCCCCGTAGCCCTGTACGCCGAGCCCTTCGACGCGGTCGTCCCGCTCGGCCACCGGCTCGCCGACGCCGCCGAGGTCCCGCTCGCCGAGCTGGCCAAGGACCCGTGGATCGGCCCGTACCCCGGCAACCCCTGCCATGACGTGGTCGTCCTGGCCTGCGAGAACGCCGGATTCCAACCCCGTCTCGAACACTCCTCCGACGACTTCCGGGCCGTTGTCTCCCTCGCCTCGGCCGACGCGGGTGTGGCCCTGGTGCCCCGCTCAGCCCTGCGCGGCATGGATCTCACGGGCGTGCAGGTCCGACCGGTCGACGGCGTCGCGCCCACGCGCCGGGTCTTCGCGGCCGTACGCCGGGGCGCGGAGGGACATCCGCTGATCCGTCCGGTGCTGGATGCGCTGGCGGAGGCCGCGACGGTGGACTGAGGGGAGTGGGCGGACGGGAGTGGCCGGCGGGACCCCCTGTTTTCATATCTGGGATAATATCCCGAATATGGGAAACGATGGGGAGCTCGATGTCGTCGATGTCCGGCTCGGGGCCCGGCTGGCCGAGCTGCGCTCCGAACGTGGCTGGTCCCTGGGGGAGTTGGCGGAGCGCAGCGGGGTCAGCCGCTCCACGCTGTCCCGTGCCGAGCGGGCCGAGATCAGCCCCACGGCCTCCCTCCTGAACCGGCTGTGCGCCGTGTACGGACGCACCATGTCGCAGCTGCTCAGCGAGGTCGAGGCGGAGCCCGTTCCGGTGGTGCGGGCGGCCGACCAGACGGTCTGGGCCGACGAGGCCTCCGGATTCGTACGACGATCGGTGTCACCGCCGCACGCCGGGCTGCGCGGCGAACTGGTCGAGGGGCGGCTCGGGG
This portion of the Streptomyces mirabilis genome encodes:
- a CDS encoding LysR family transcriptional regulator is translated as MIEARRLHILRAVADHRTVTAAAAALYLTPSAVSQQLTALEQETGHRLVERGAKGVRLTPAGEILLSHTNEVLAQLERAEAELAAYSAGSAGTVTVASFATGIGLVVAPALARLARTAPGIHVRVQDAEGDASLPMVLDRQVDIAVAVEYRGAPDADDPRLTPVALYAEPFDAVVPLGHRLADAAEVPLAELAKDPWIGPYPGNPCHDVVVLACENAGFQPRLEHSSDDFRAVVSLASADAGVALVPRSALRGMDLTGVQVRPVDGVAPTRRVFAAVRRGAEGHPLIRPVLDALAEAATVD
- a CDS encoding helix-turn-helix domain-containing protein, which codes for MGNDGELDVVDVRLGARLAELRSERGWSLGELAERSGVSRSTLSRAERAEISPTASLLNRLCAVYGRTMSQLLSEVEAEPVPVVRAADQTVWADEASGFVRRSVSPPHAGLRGELVEGRLGAGADLAYDRPPVPGLEQHIWVLDGTLEVTAQDVEHRLDAGDCLRLRVWGPTRFRCPGPEDVRYALAVVLP